Genomic window (Pseudomonas xantholysinigenes):
CCCATCCCGAGCACTGGTACCCCTTGTTGGACCTGGCCGGCAAAGGCGACCTGACCTTGCTCTATGCCGGCAAGGACACCACCCACAACAATGCCCAGGTACTGGCCGACTGGCTGGAGACGGAACTGGACCGGCGCGGGCCGGGCAGCTCCCCGGTGTGCTACGCCGATGGCTTGTAGGCGAGTGACGTCCATGCCTTTGCAGCTAGTGCCCGCCACCGACCAGCAGCGCACCTTCGCCCGTGACCTGACCCGTCGCGCGATGCTGCCGTACTACCAGCAATTCGACCTGCTGTGGATCGAGCAAGCCTTCGATGAGGCCTGGGGCTGGCGCGAGCAGTGGTTGGTGGTCGATGGCGATGCGCTGCTGGGCTTTTGCAGCCTCAGCCAGGACCGTCAGGCGCTGTACATCCGCGAGCTGCACCTGCTGCCCGAGCATCGCGGGCGGGGCGTGGGCAGTTGGGTGCTGGAAGTGCTCGCCGATTGGGCGGCGCAGCGTCGCTTGCCGCTGCTGCGGCTGATGGTGTTCAGCAGCAACCCGGCGCGACAGCTGTACCTGCGCCGGGGGTTCACGGAGGTGGGCACGGACGAGTGCTTCATCCGCATGCAGCGCTGCGTGGCCGGCCCCGGCGATTAGCGGATCGCGCCAGGCCGGTGTCTCAGGGTTGGCGCACCCGCGCCATCCGTCCCTGCGCCACCGTCGCCTCCAGCACTTGTCCCTGCACCGACAGCAGATCGCCGATCAGCAAGTTCTGCAGCAGCGCCTTGCCATCGAAGGTATTGCCGCCGAGCCACACCTCGTCCACCCCCTCGACCCGCACCAGCGCCTTGCCGACCTGGCCCAGGCGATTGCCGCTGACCAGCAGCGGCCCCGGCTGGCGCGCACTGTTGCGCAGGCTCAGGGCGTACTCCGGGGTATTGCCGATCCGGTTATCCACCAGGGCCAGCCCGGTCACCTCGGCGGCATCCACCGCGCTGCCTTGGCTGCTGGCAAGCAGGTTGCCGTCGATCAGCAGGGGGGCCGCCGTGCCGGGGGCCAGGTTGCGCAGCTGGATGCCGTTGCCACGGCTGTCGCCGATACGGTTGCCGGCCAGCAACACCGCGCCGCGCTGGTCGCTGATCTCGATGGCGGCCTTGGCCGCGGCGAGGATCAGGTTGCCCTCGAGCAACGCGCGGGTTTGGCCGCGCAAGCGCACGCCGCTGTTGTTGTCGATGCCCCGCAACTGGTTGTCGCGCAGGCTCAGCTGGCTGTCACGGACGTCGATGGCGTACTGCTGGGACTGCTCGAAACGGCTGCGGGTGATAACGGCCTGGCTGTGCTGCAACTCGACACCGCTGGACAGTTCGCTGAACTGACTGGCGTCGACCAGCAGCGTGGCCGGGCGCGTGGTGGCGGGTTGCTGGGCGCTGAGCGCGGTGCTCAGGCCGCGGGACAGGTTGGCGTTGTAGCCCAGGCGCCGCAGGCGCGAGTCGATCACCTCGGTGTGGCTGCCGGCCCAGGCCACCACGAAGGGTCGCCAGGCACGGTCGGTGGCACTGGGCTGGTCGCCGCTCACGCTTTCCAGGGTCGAGCGGCGCAGCCCCAGCCAGCCCTGGTTGATCAGCGCGGTGCCGGAAAAACTGTAGAGGTACAGGTGGCTATCCTCCAGCAACAGCCCGGCGTCGGCGCCGATCATCAACGGGTAGCTGAGCAGGTAGCCATCCTTGTGGCGCTTGAGGATACGCGGGTCGTGCAGGGTGTCATGCAACTGCGCCAGGGTGATGCTGCCGCCGCGCAGCACCACGGCTTGCGGATGGTGCGCTTGGTAGCCGGCGATGGCACGGAACAGGCCGTTGTTGACGAAGGGCTCGAAGGGCCAGCTGCCGGCCTGGGCCGAGAACATCGGTTGCAGGCTGACGCTGGCGCGCCCGGTCGGTGGCGTGCGCTGGGCGGGCGCCAGGGCCACGGCCGCGCGGACTTGCTGGCGCAGTTGGGCCAGGCTTTGCTGGTGCTGCGCAGGGTCGAGGCTGTCGACGCTGGGCGTGGCTTGCGCCGTGCCGGTCAGTAGCAGGGCGGCCAGGCAGGAGAGGGCGAAGCGACTGAGCGGTGCCATGGGAGCGTCCTTGTTCAAGGCAGGTTGGGGTAGGCCGGTTTCAGCGGGCCGCCGACCTGGCTGTAGTTGTCGACCTCGCCCTGTTCGCTGTCGTACAGCTGGCGGGCCAGGCGGTGCTGGGGCTGGCGGGCGAGGAACGGAATCAGCCAGGCCAGTTTGTAGGGGGCGACGTCGGCCTGGTCACGGCCCTGCAGCTCGGCCAGGGTGTCGGGGGCGAGCACGCTGCGGGCGGCGAAGCTGACCAGCTGGTCGAGGGTGTGCTGGTCGGCCTCGGTCCAGGCCAGGCCGTTGGCCCGGGCCGATTCGCTGAGCAGCACCAGCGGCACCAGGGCGTACTGGCTGTAGTTGGCGGCCAGCTTGCCGCGCGCCACTTCCAGCGGCAGGTAGGCGTAATCGTCGTGGCGCACGGCTTGGGCCAGGCCGCGGCGCAGGTTGCCGTCGGCCCATTGGATGAAATCGTCGCGGCCCACCAGCATGCCGGCGGCGGCCACGGCCCAGGCGGCCCAGTAGTCGTGGTTGTTGAAGTAGACCGTGGTGGCGTGCCGGCGCGGGTCGTATTCGTCGATCACCTGTTCACCGAGGCGGGTGAACCAGCGCTGCTGCGCCGGGCTGAGCGGGCGCTTGCCGTCCGCCGCGGCCTGGGTCAGCAGCACCGCGCCGGCCATGGCCGCCAGCGCCCATTTGCGCGCGGCCATGCCGCTGGCCGAGGCGTCCGGGTCGAGCAGGGCATCGGCTTGCGCCCAGCGCTCCAGCCACTGGTCCTGGCAGGCCAGGGCCAGGTTGGCCTCCTGCGGTTTCTTCGCCCGCTGGAAACGCTTGCCGGCGTAGATCAGGCCACCAATGAACTGCTTGACCTGCTTGCCGATGCGCTCACTGTCGGCGTCGGGGCTGGCGCGCAGAGTCGACTTGCTGGCGTCGCGCTGGTCGTACTTGCTTTGCAGGCGCAGGCTGCCCGTGTAGGGCGCGGGCGGTTGCTGGTTGCAGGTGAGGCTGTGGTAGTCGTCGATCATGGCCGCTTGCGCGGTGGCACGGGGCGGCCAGATCGATTGGGCGGCGTGGGCCTGAGGCAACAGCAAGGCCATCACCAACAGGCCGGCGCAGCCGCCGTGGCAGCGGGCGTGCCCCACTATGGCGCTCACAGGCATAGCCGCGTCTCCACTTCGGTGGCCGCGCTGCCGGCCTTGGTCGGTTCGAGGAATACCGACAGCAGGTTGGCTCCGGCGAACTCGGGCGCCTTGCTCAGCTCCAGGTAATACTGGCCACCGCTCACCGCCGCCTCGCGGCGGAACCACACCTTGTCGCGGGCGCCATTGTCGTAATAGACGATGATGTAGAAGTCGCGCAGGTTCTTGTCGCTCAGGCGGATATCGAGAAAGCCCTTGTTCAGCGACTGCCGGGCGCTGCCGGCATTGCTCAGCAGTTCGATGCGCTCGCCCACCTGTAGCGCCGGGCGTTGCAACCTGGACTTCAGCACCTCGTCGGTGGCCTTGCAGCCACCCCGGATTGCCGGCACCAGCTGCCGGTACATCAGCGGCGAATCGAGCCGATAGTTGGCCGGCAACTCCCAGATCACCAGCTTGGGCGGCGCCTCGGGCTTGTAGTCGGCCGACAGCAGGTATTCCAGCAGCGAGCCATCCTCGCCGACCCCGGGCAAGGCATAGTTGAGGATGTCCACGCCCAGGTATTGCTTGAGGTAGCCGTCGAAGTTGAACTGCTTGCTTTCGTCTTCGCGGGCGGCGGCGTTACTGTCGCCGACCAGGATCACCTCGGGGTCCGGTGCCTCGTCGAACAGCGCGTCGCTGCTGTCGGCCACGGGGATGGTCTGGTAACCGCGCACGTACTGGAAACCGTAGTTGTTGCCGCAGATGTAGCTCAGCGCCAGGTTGAGGGTGCCGTCCTTGGGCACCATGACCCCGGGCTCGGTGCGGTACTGCTTCTTGGTCAGCCCGGCGTAGAACGGCTGGCGGCGGATTTCCTCGGCCAGCAGCTGCGCCGTGGCCTCGGCGCCGGTGGGGGTCCAGTGGTGGTCGCGGCGGAAGAAATACTCGCCCTTGGGCGGCGTGCGCACCAGTTGCATCATCGGCGCGACCACCGCGCCGCCCTGGCGCAACTGGCCCAGGTAGGCGTCGAGGTTGCGGCTGGCGCTGGCGTAGTCGAAACCATGCAGCTGGTCGGGGTAGAGCTTGTCGCGATGCATCAGCCCGCGGGTCGGCTGGATGGCCATGGCCACCTGGATGCCCTGGCGGTGGAAGGCGTCCATCAGGCGGGCGAACTCCGGGCGCATGGGCGCGGGAATGCCGAAGTCGTTGGTCAGGTCGACCATCGAACGGAACAGCCAGCGCTCCTTGCCGGGGACGATCTGGCGCATCAGCTTCATGCGTCCCTCGGCATAGCGCTGCGGCTCGGCGAGCGCCGGGCAGACCATGCATTGCAGGTTGTCGCAGGCGCTGTCGGCGGGCGGCTGCGCGGCCTGCGCCGGCAGGCTCAGCAGCGCCAGGGTGGTCGCCAGGCCGAAGGGGAGGAGGTGGCTCATGGCGCGCTTCACTCGGTCGGATCGATGCTGTTGGCCAGGCTCAGGCTGCGGTTGCCCGGCAGCAGCACGTAGCTGTAGGAACGCCCTTTCTTGAGGAACAGCTCGTCAAAGCTGGCCACTTCCTGGTTGCCGACATAGGCGGCGAAGTCGATCTTGATCTCGTTGACCATGCGCGCGCCGGTCTGGCCGTTGGCCAAGGCCTTGACCACCTCGTGCTTGCCATCGGCAGTGCGCAGCATGGCTTGCGCCGGGGTGAGGTTGTAGAAGGCTACCTGGGCCTTTTTCGGTTCGTTGACGTACTGGTCGGCGATCAGCTTCAGTTGCTGGCCGTCGTAGACCACCGTGCTGGCGGCGTTGGCCGCCAGGGTCGGTTCGATGGCCTTGGCGCCGATGCCGATACGGTGCGCGCCGGCGGGCACGAAGCGATAGCCGCTGAGCTGGCCGGGGGCGACCTTCTGTGGGTTGACCTTGCCGCTGAGGGTGACATCGACGCTGGCCTCGGACAGGTTGAGCACGCGCACGAAAGCCGAGTCGGCGGGGGCCACGGCATCG
Coding sequences:
- a CDS encoding GNAT family N-acetyltransferase; amino-acid sequence: MPLQLVPATDQQRTFARDLTRRAMLPYYQQFDLLWIEQAFDEAWGWREQWLVVDGDALLGFCSLSQDRQALYIRELHLLPEHRGRGVGSWVLEVLADWAAQRRLPLLRLMVFSSNPARQLYLRRGFTEVGTDECFIRMQRCVAGPGD
- a CDS encoding right-handed parallel beta-helix repeat-containing protein; translated protein: MAPLSRFALSCLAALLLTGTAQATPSVDSLDPAQHQQSLAQLRQQVRAAVALAPAQRTPPTGRASVSLQPMFSAQAGSWPFEPFVNNGLFRAIAGYQAHHPQAVVLRGGSITLAQLHDTLHDPRILKRHKDGYLLSYPLMIGADAGLLLEDSHLYLYSFSGTALINQGWLGLRRSTLESVSGDQPSATDRAWRPFVVAWAGSHTEVIDSRLRRLGYNANLSRGLSTALSAQQPATTRPATLLVDASQFSELSSGVELQHSQAVITRSRFEQSQQYAIDVRDSQLSLRDNQLRGIDNNSGVRLRGQTRALLEGNLILAAAKAAIEISDQRGAVLLAGNRIGDSRGNGIQLRNLAPGTAAPLLIDGNLLASSQGSAVDAAEVTGLALVDNRIGNTPEYALSLRNSARQPGPLLVSGNRLGQVGKALVRVEGVDEVWLGGNTFDGKALLQNLLIGDLLSVQGQVLEATVAQGRMARVRQP
- a CDS encoding polysaccharide lyase; translation: MPVSAIVGHARCHGGCAGLLVMALLLPQAHAAQSIWPPRATAQAAMIDDYHSLTCNQQPPAPYTGSLRLQSKYDQRDASKSTLRASPDADSERIGKQVKQFIGGLIYAGKRFQRAKKPQEANLALACQDQWLERWAQADALLDPDASASGMAARKWALAAMAGAVLLTQAAADGKRPLSPAQQRWFTRLGEQVIDEYDPRRHATTVYFNNHDYWAAWAVAAAGMLVGRDDFIQWADGNLRRGLAQAVRHDDYAYLPLEVARGKLAANYSQYALVPLVLLSESARANGLAWTEADQHTLDQLVSFAARSVLAPDTLAELQGRDQADVAPYKLAWLIPFLARQPQHRLARQLYDSEQGEVDNYSQVGGPLKPAYPNLP
- a CDS encoding alginate O-acetyltransferase AlgX-related protein is translated as MSHLLPFGLATTLALLSLPAQAAQPPADSACDNLQCMVCPALAEPQRYAEGRMKLMRQIVPGKERWLFRSMVDLTNDFGIPAPMRPEFARLMDAFHRQGIQVAMAIQPTRGLMHRDKLYPDQLHGFDYASASRNLDAYLGQLRQGGAVVAPMMQLVRTPPKGEYFFRRDHHWTPTGAEATAQLLAEEIRRQPFYAGLTKKQYRTEPGVMVPKDGTLNLALSYICGNNYGFQYVRGYQTIPVADSSDALFDEAPDPEVILVGDSNAAAREDESKQFNFDGYLKQYLGVDILNYALPGVGEDGSLLEYLLSADYKPEAPPKLVIWELPANYRLDSPLMYRQLVPAIRGGCKATDEVLKSRLQRPALQVGERIELLSNAGSARQSLNKGFLDIRLSDKNLRDFYIIVYYDNGARDKVWFRREAAVSGGQYYLELSKAPEFAGANLLSVFLEPTKAGSAATEVETRLCL
- a CDS encoding alginate O-acetyltransferase AlgF encodes the protein MKVPSLFTALALASASHLALAAEGNADLYDAVAPADSAFVRVLNLSEASVDVTLSGKVNPQKVAPGQLSGYRFVPAGAHRIGIGAKAIEPTLAANAASTVVYDGQQLKLIADQYVNEPKKAQVAFYNLTPAQAMLRTADGKHEVVKALANGQTGARMVNEIKIDFAAYVGNQEVASFDELFLKKGRSYSYVLLPGNRSLSLANSIDPTE